One genomic segment of Sminthopsis crassicaudata isolate SCR6 chromosome 2, ASM4859323v1, whole genome shotgun sequence includes these proteins:
- the LOC141559132 gene encoding uncharacterized protein LOC141559132 yields the protein MGPGSLGPPPQEVVTFKDLAVDFTQEEWELLDPSQKELYKEVMVENARNLLSLGLPAPREEAISYFEQRAALWILDQEGLRRCSPGEIRLEMKETPADLSHYMVETPKQLFMGDGSSDFTWRESCAIHERIQLRERPCECTEYGKDFIKKENLNVQSRIHKGQKPNECNQGGKVFTNRAFLSLHQRTYTGEKPYECNQCGKAFRQKGDLTVHQRIHTGEKPYECNQCGKAFRDKKVLSAHQRTHTGEKPYECNQCGKAFRDKKALSVHQRTHTGEKPYECNQCGKAFRQKEALIVHQRIHTGEKPYECNQCGKAFRNKTALTIHQRIHTGEKPYECNQCGKAFRNKTALTIHQRIHTGEKPYECNQCGKAFTRKSHLTEHQRIHTGEKPYECNQCGKAFTRKSHLTIHQRIHTGEKAYECNQCGNAFRTKDSLVVHQRIHIGEKPYECNQCGKAFGDKKVLTNHQRIHTGEKPYKCNQCGKSFGSKGELTIHQRIHTGEKPYDCTCGKAFRSKGKLVIHQRIHTGEQPYECNQCGKAFGDKSVLTVHKRIHTGEKPYECNQCGKAFGEKSVFTVHQRIHTGEKPYECNQCGKAFRQKETLTVHQRIHTGEKPYKCNQCGKAFRQKETLTVHQRIHTGEKPYKCNQCGKAFRQKGGLSVHQRIHTGEKPYECNQCGKAFTNRGFLSLHQRIHTGEKPYECNQCGKAFRDKIVLTRHQIIHNGEKPYKCNQCGKAFRQKGGLSVHQRIHTGEKPYDCKCGKAFRSKGGFIAHQRIHTGEQPYECNQCGKAFGDKSVLTVHQRIHTGEKPYECNQCGKAFRRKGQLVIHQRIHTGEKPYECNQCGKAFRHKSSLTDHEYTHT from the exons GGCTTCCTGCTCCTAGAGAAGAGGCGATCTCTTATTTTGAGCAAAGGGCAGCACTGTGGATACTGGACCAAGAAGGCCTGAGGAGATGCTCTCCAG gAGAGATtagacttgaaatgaaagaaactCCTGCAGACCTAAGCCATTATATGGTAGAAACTCCCAAGCAACTATTCATGGGTGATGGATCCTCTGACTTTACTTGGAGAGAAAGCTGTGCAATACATGAGAGAATCCAGCTTAGAGAGAGACCTTGTGAATGTACCGAATatggaaaagattttataaaaaaggaaaatcttaatGTACAATCGAGAATCCACAAAGGACAGAAACCTAATGAATGTAACCAGGGCGGAAAGGTTTTCACAAATAGAGCATTTCTTAGTTTACATCAGAGAACttacactggagagaaaccttatgaatgtaaccagtgtggaaaggcttttagacaaAAGGGAgatcttactgtacatcagagaatccacactggagagaagccttatgaatgtaaccagtgtggaaaggcctttagaGACAAGAAAGTTCTTAGTGCACATCAAagaacccacactggagagaagccttatgaatgtaaccagtgtggaaaggcctttagaGACAAGAAAGCTCTTAGTGTACATCAgagaacccacactggagagaagccttatgaatgtaaccagtgtggaaaggcttttagacaaAAAGAAgctcttattgtacatcagagaatccacactggagagaaaccttatgaatgtaaccaatgtggaaaggcttttagaaacAAGACAGCTCTTactatacatcagagaatccacactggagagaaaccttatgaatgtaaccaatgtggaaaggcttttagaaacAAGACAGCTCTTactatacatcagagaatccacactggagagaaaccttatgaatgtaaccaatgtggaaaggctttcacaagaaAGTCACATcttactgaacatcagagaatccacactggagagaaaccttatgaatgtaaccaatgtggaaaggctttcacaagaaAGTCACATCTTactatacatcagagaatccatactggagagaaagcttatgaatgtaaccagtgtggaaacgCTTTTAGAACGAAGGACAGCCTTGTTgtgcatcagagaatccacattggtgagaaaccttatgaatgtaaccagtgtggaaaggcttttggaGACAAGAAAGTTCTTACTaatcatcagagaatccacactggagagaaaccttataaatgtaatcaatgtggaaagtcATTTGGAAGCAAGGGAGAACTTactatacatcagagaatccacactggagagaagccttatgactGTACgtgtggaaaggcctttagaaGCAAGGGAAAACTTGttatacatcagagaatccacactggagagcaaccttatgaatgtaaccagtgtggaaaggcttttggaGATAAGAGTGTTCTTACTGTACataagagaatccacactggtgagaaaccttatgaatgtaaccagtgtggaaaggcttttggaGAAAAGAGTGTttttactgtacatcagagaatccacactggagagaaaccttatgaatgtaaccagtgtggaaaggcttttagacaaAAAGAaactcttactgtacatcagagaatccacactggtgagaaaccttataaatgtaaccaatgtggaaaggcttttagacaaAAAGAaactcttactgtacatcagagaatccacactggtgagaaaccttataaatgtaaccagtgtggaaaggcttttagacaaAAGGGAGGTCTTagtgtacatcagagaatccacactggagagaagccttatgaatgtaatcagtgtggaaaggctttcacaaatAGAGGATTTCTTAgtttacatcagagaatccacactggagaaaaaccttatgaatgtaaccagtgtggaaaggcttttagagacAAGATAGTTCTTACTAGACATCAGATAATCCACAATGgtgagaaaccttataaatgtaaccagtgtggaaaggcttttagacaaAAGGGAGGTCTTagtgtacatcagagaatccacactggagagaagccttatgattGTAAgtgtggaaaggcctttagaaGCAAGGGAGGTTTTattgcacatcagagaatccacactggagagcaaccttatgaatgtaaccagtgtggaaaggcttttggaGACAAGAGTgttcttactgtacatcagagaatccacactggagagaaaccttatgaatgtaaccaatgtggaaaggcttttagaaggAAGGGACAACTTGttatacatcagagaatccacactggagagaaaccttatgaatgtaaccagtgtggaaaggcttttagacatAAATCTAGTCTTACTGACCACGAGTATACCCACACTTAA